gacagaaatatatatatatatatatatatatatatatatatatatatatatatatatatatatatatatactttgtgtgtgtgtataaaagggCTGCATGGCTGATTTCATGTCTGATTTCATGTCTGATAAGCGTAAGGTGATATCAGATTTATGCTGCTTTCCATTTACTTTGGATGTCGGAACTAGAGTTCTGTGGTCCAGTTAAAAATTCAGATATCAGCtatcactgttagcattgtcccaggttagcattgctagAGACTCAAGGGGGGCGGGGTGGTAAGAGAGGGCAACCACCTCTCTTGGTGCCCACATGTTTAAAAAAGTATCTGCCTATTGTTATCTACACATGAAAACATGCCCATAGATAGAAGTTGAACAGTACTGTGTATGTGACTGATTTAATGGGATTTAATGGATTCTAAATTCAAAATTTCCTGCTTGGAACTAGGAAATTCTGACATCCGAACTCAAATGGAAGACAGCATCAATCAATcgataaatcaatcaatcaatcaatcaatcaatcaatcaatcaatcaatcaatcatcatcatcgtcataaTATCTGTTCCTTTTAATTTGCTCCTCCACAGTCAATGATTCCAGTTCCTTTCCCCACTGAAGGAGGCTGGCTCCAGCTGGCAAGCTGGCATCTTTGGTGTCAGAAATATCGAGCCTCCCCCTGTTTCTTTTCTCCGCACTCTGCTTGTCTGCCACCTCTCCTGTCTCCATTCCAAAATCCATAAGATCGTCCAGCAGAGAGACTGCTGATTTGGTGCTGGATTCTTTGGTGTAAAAGTCCTCCTTTAGATCCAACAGCAGTCCAGAACTGTCCCCAAAGCCGGCGAATATATCGTCGAGGAACTGCGAGGCACTAAACTTTGACTCTTTGTGTGGATTCTCATTATGAGGCAGATCTTTTCCACACTGATCCTGCGGTTTTGATGCTTCTGATGCCTCGTCTGTCCTGTTGGCACTTAGAGGTTGAGCAGGTTGATCAGTTATGACCAGTTCGTCCGGCTGGAGTAACTGTACAATGTCTTCTGTAGCGGGCCTTATTTCTTTTTTGGTGTTGTTTACCGAAGAAACTTCAGTTACCTGAGAAGAAGGTGGTGCAGATGAAGTGAGATCTAGTAGATCCACCCATGTGGCATGTAACAGGTTGTTgttactgttgttgttgttgttgttattgttattattgctgtTATTGCTGTCGTGAACAATTCCATTGGCGGTCTCATCGTCTTTGGCTTCATTGTCGATCACAGTCACCTTTACTTCACCTGCATCTCCATTTCCATCACTTTCTTTCTTAACCTTTTCCACATTCTCCTCCACACTCTCTTCCTTTATTTCTGTACTGTTCACTTGTTCCTCAGCCGTCACCTCTTCTTTTTCCACATTCTGCTGCTCCATGCCTTTCTCTCCATTCATCTTCATCTCTGAAACTTCTTTTTTCTCATCTTTTACTTCTTCTTTGCCTTCCACTTGCTGTACCTTCTCTGATTCCTCTGTGACTTTAGGTGCAACCTCCTGCAAGCTGCCTGCTGTAGTGGTGTCGTCAGTCTGCACCGCAGGCTGTACCACAGCAACAGGCTGCTCTAGGACCTTCTCTTCAGATTTAGCTGGTTCTGATGGTGCTATCCCTTGGTCACCACTTTGTTCCTTCTCCTTGAGTTTACTGGGTGATGTCCGTTCTCTCTGCGCTCgctccatttttttatttttctcctgtGGTTCAGGCTCCTCTTTAGGGGGCCACGCAGGCTTGACAACAATTAGTTCCTCTTCCACACTAAAGCTCTTCTTTGGGGTCTCGTTTTGAGGTGGCCAAACAATCGCAATCTTACTCGCTGGCCTTTTGGCATTGATGTCCGACATACTCGAGTCTTTCTCCTCCGCTGGGAATAAGTCATGTTCTTTGGAGATATGCGACGCTTTGGTATCTGGTTTGACTGGAGAAGCATTTTTGGTATTAGTCTTTTCTGGTGTGTTGGGATTTTTCCCACTCCAAAGCTCCCTGTGGGGCTTTTCTCCAAATCCTTCATCGTAGTTTCCTTTGGACTTGAAGAGCTGTTTGTAGTGGGGTTTGCAGTACATTCGTCCATGGAGAGAGGCAAAGTTTCCTAGGCTGGAGAGGGTACAGAATATATGAGTATGCCATGTATAatacttttgtattttataatacACACTATTCATTATGGCCCATAGAGTGCTATGGAAAAGATTAGGACTGGATGATAATTCAATAtcattatatataatgtatatcaaAATAGACATTGTTTCAGTAAAAGTGATATGATGTTTAAAGACGCTTTCAATACAGAATACTGCTGTTATTACAACATGGATttatataatcacaatattactCAATATTGTCAGAATTACTGTGTCATGATCTATGACACAATatcaaaaatcaaatcaaagaaactcatcattttaagtggtctcttatttccttccagagctgtatgttatatatttaagtaaacagtTTTGATCATTTACCTGAGTTGGCTGTTACAGTGGGCACACCTGAAGCAGGTTTTATGAAAATTTTGTTTGTCCGCTATGAGAGACTCCATGGGATACACCCTCTTCCGACATTCCCGACACAGTTCGGACTCTGGCACCCTTGTTTTCTGTTaaagataaataaacagaagaaaaataaattattatattgtaaTCAGAACAGCAATCAGGATTGTTTTAATCAAACTCACTCATGGCAGATTAGTATCAGTAATGTAGTATTAATGACACAGCAagaactaggcctgtcatgataataaggTTATCGACTTATTGCACAATATTTACACATGAGTTCATGACCTTGATATCATGCATTGAGACTtcttgcaagttttttttttcatgcatcaatAATGGCATCTCCATACACACAAAGTGGACTGCCACAGGTGAAGGCAAACAGTTCCATTTTCCATGTattgctatactatactatatgctattatactattatggtggtggtgtatgaggtgttaatgtgtgttgtgctactatgagtggatcagacacagcagtgctgctgcagtttttaaacacctcagtggcATTGCTGTACTGAAAAATGTTCACCACCCAAAGAATGGCTGCTCTTTGGTAGTTCTGTGGAGTTctttgaagaacagggtggaaGGTGGATTatgaagtatgcagagaaacaaaaggaTTGAGTCTAGCTGATAAGATGGATAATGGTTGTAGAAACAAGGTGGTGGTGGTTATCCTTGATCAGTGTAAAATCACTATATCAGTGGTATTAAATAGTATTAAAATGATCCTTTTGTAGTTcagttatttctgggacaatataaaTATTGTTAAGCAAAAAACAGTTACCATGACAGGCctacacacaacattattggaTTATCacaaagcataaaaaaaacatttgaataaaaatatcatattttcacacaacattaatacataaatacaagttatataatatataaccaaAAGCAGTGTCCTGTAATCAGTGCTTAAAAAAGTACTTCAGACCAATTCTGTCAAAACCTTCCATGCCTTGATCACAAAATCAAACAAGCCACTATTTTTTAGTAATCACCCTGTACACTCGTTAGTGTTTCCATGCCTCGTCACACAGTTTTACCAGTCAAGACAGTCTGCTGCTGATGTGAGACAGTCTGTGAAGTATGCTGTCCCGAGGCACTGAATCCCAAGTTCTTGAACGCTTTCTCGCTCTCTGCCCACGTTTGCTGGAAACTCTTCAGAAGTTCCTCCGCCGAAGCCTCAGGTGGTACATCCAGAACAGGAACGTTCCCTCGCACCACATCCGCGTATGTCGGAGGATCACCGCGAGATGTCATGCTCTCAGAGTGAGACGTCATCTCACTTCTTGACCCAATAATCGTGTTTCCGACCTCATCAACAGTGGAGTAGTGCTCTGTAACGGATTTTGTCTCTGTGAAACCTTTGGGTTCGACCGTTTCTTCTTGCTTTTCCAGGTTCTTTTTCTCCTCTCTGAGAAATTGGTGGGCTTGCTCACCCATTTCAAACACATTCTTCAGGGCCTTGACATCAAAAGTTGGTATCTCCTCCAATGTTTTTCTCTGCGATTCAGCCTCAGTGTCCTCTGTGTCACTTTCTAGTCTTTCAGGTATAACAATAGGATCCTTCCTAATGTAGACTTTGGGCTGCGGAGACTCAAATTTATTGACGAGTTTGGACAGGTCAACTTTGGGAAGATCTTCAATCATCTTTTCATGAAGGTCTATAGAGATCTCTGTCTCATTGTCCTCTGCATCTGCTCCCAGCCGTTCTGGGATGTCGATTGGATCCCTTCGGGAATATTGGCGATTTACCTCTGCTTTCTGAGCCTCCTCAAAAAACTCACGTTTGTCTTTCACTGTCATCATGGAGTCACCATGAATCTCCACAGATGACTCCAGCATGGACGACTCCATCATGTGGGACTCCATAATGAAGCCTTGGTGGCTGGATGAGCAAGACTCTTCGATTTCACTTTGCACCTTCATCATATGCTCAGGCAAAGGCATGGGTGGGGGAGTTGCACCGTGAGAGGGCTTACCAGTTGTATCTCTCAGTTTGGCTAGCTTGTCTGAGCGACTCATGGTTGGCGAGGGTGTCGCTCTGTGAATTCTCGTAGGAGTTTCCGAGCCACGAGGTGGGGGTGTTGGGGTGGCACCTGATCTGTAGGGTGGCGGAGAAGAGGGGGTTGCTCGCAATGGAGAGTCTGTCCTCCTCGCTGTCTCAATGCAAATGTATGTGGGAGATGGAGTTCTCATTCTAAGCTCTGGAGGCATTGTCTTGAAATCTGTACTTTTAGCCTCGCTCTGCTCGTGAATGTTTTTCTCCACAACTTTTTTCTGAGTCTCCACTTTAGCTGAGCCGATGCTTATTTTAGAGATTTTCTGTGATGTTCCACTGGTAGCCTTCTTTTCCTGCACTTGTTCACTCTCAGATTTTCTCAGTACAGACAAATTTCCCTctaaaaaagtaagttttgctTGAGCAAGGTTCCTCACGTAGACAATGATTTCCTGTTGTTTTTGCTTATTGAACTGTGCTCGTATTAATTCTGCCTTTTCCTCAGCTCCAACCAACCAGTCAGGAATCATACTCAGCATGACCTTTACTGACTTGGCatccatttttcctgctttttcttGTATCTCCTTGATATGACTCAGTAGTTTCTGCATTTCCTCACATTTCTGAACATCAGAGGTGGTCTCAGATCCAGTCTTTACATTTTGCTCACTCTGCTCCTGGAACTCCTTCTCAAGGTCTTTAATGGCCTCCTCCGCACCTGGTGGACTCTTCACTTGCTTACTAATCTGGAACTTTCCCTTTTGCTGAACTCTCTGCTGCTGGACTGCACTTTGAGTGACCACTTTTTCTTCATGTACCACAACATGTTCCTCTTTGATAGCCTGCTGAGAACGAATGACAGTTGTCTGCCCTGACCCTTGATGATGATGAACATCCACAGACATTGGTGGTATCACATGATGTATCTCCACTGATGGTTTAGGTGCCACAGGGGGTGGTTGCTTTGTGTCCATCTTTAGTTTTTGCTTAGACATCTTCTGATGTACTTCCAACTTGGCAGTTTGCTTGACTTGTTCTTGTTGCTCAATTTTAACTACTTGCTGTGTATGACTGGTGATTTGGGAGCATGTCTGACCAGCAGAAAGCTGGGATACGTGCTGTACATTTTTTACATCCTCCACCACAGCTGTTTGCTCTTTCTGGATCAACTCTTTCTTGTCCTCCTGTTTCACCTCTTTGGGTACCTTAAAAGTCTTAACTTTAAAGCTTGGAGTGACTTTTGGGATCTTTGTAGGTTGTGAGGGAGCCTTCTTTGCTTCCTCAGTTACAGTTTCTTCTGTTATTATAGAGACATTAGACTGACAGTGGACAGACATCGTGGACTGCTGTTTTGAGTGACTGTGGGCATCATCTTGCTTGGAGATGGTAGTTTGAGAGCTTGCCTTTACATTTTCAAGTTGCTCAGCAACTGCTGGAGGTTGAGTAGATGTTGGCTGAACTTTAATCTCAGCTGTAGTCTGGGTGATAGTAGCAGAGATCTGCTTTTTATCTGAAGAAAAGTTGGAGAACTCGGTGCCTACTTTCTTACCAACTTTAGGAAAAGTAGGCTTGCTCAACTGAAAGCTTTCAGGTACTTTTTCAGGAACTTTTGTGGGTGGTTGCACTACTTTTGAGGTAATGGGTTTTGAAGGTTTTTCTTCTGTTACAGGGACTGGCTTTTTCATAGGCACTGCAATTTTAGGCACTGTGACTGGTTTCTTCTCAGGCTCTGGTTCTTTAAGCTGTACCTGTGCTACCTCTACAATTTCTGATTGCTCAAGTTTGCTCTGTGTGGTTGACTCTACCTCAGTCTTCACACCAGATACAGCCTGAAACTGCATGTCAGCAGCAGGAGATGTTGGAGTGGACCCTGTCTTGCTCTTTTCTGTTTCCTCTCTTTGCTTGCGATATCTTTCTTCTGCAAGCATCAGTGGAGTTTTGAATTTCCTTGCATAAGATTTCGACTTTGGCTCTTCGGCAGACTCAGGGGGTGGGGGAAGTTTAATTGGAGGAATAAACACTTTTTTGGGTCGAGGGGGCTCTTCAGGCTGTACTTTTGGTGCTGGTACTGGTAATACCGTGGGAGCTCCACTGTCTTTTGGAAGTGGCATCTGAGGTGCCTTTACATGTTCTGCATGCTTTTTCTCCATCCCTTTAGTTTCGATCACTGTTGTAACATGCGCTGCCTTTACGGTTTCTTTCTGCTCAACCACAGATGTTTGTGGGGGGGATGagggtggtgggggtggtggtggaggagcagGAGCACTTTGTTTTTTCTGCCACTTAAATTGTGCTGCTTTGGGTGGCTCTGGTTGCTTTGGAGGCTCAGTCTTAGGCACTTTAAACATGGGTCGCCCTTTTGGCTTTCCAATACCTGGCTGGGCCACAGAGCTGAGTTCCTGTTGTGATGGGGGAGGTGGAAGCAAGTCCTGGGGAGGTGGAGGAAAGAATTCAGCCTCTGCTTCAGTGgcaggtggaggtggtggtggaagGGGAAGATCACTATCCTGTCTAACAACCAATGGAGGATGAGGAGGGATGTTAGACTCTGACACTGGAGAAGGTGGAGGTGGAAGAGAGAGCTCTGACTCAGAAGGCGGTGGAGGAAAGTTTGGAGGAGGAGGAAATTGAATTTCTGGCTGGGGCTTCTTTTTGATCATCCCCTTTGGATTGAGGTTTCGGTTCAGACTTTTAACATTTTGCTCAGTTTTTAGACTCTTGATATTTTGTCCAGAGTTTAAGTTCTTCATGCTCTGCTTTTGGGTAACTGTGGTGTCCACTGTTGTCACCTCAGTTTGAACTTGTGTGACTGTCCTAATTTCTTGGGTTTGTTGGGTTTGTTTGATGGTTTCAGTTGTTTGTTTAGTCTCCCTTGTTTGGGATTCTCCAGATGCAACAGCAGCACTTTCACATCTTTTCTCAGACATTTGCTTTCCCACATTCTTTTTCTTCACGGTTATGGGATTAGGGATGTTTTGCTTCTGTTTTACGTCTTTCATGTTTATCTTCTGTGAGACTTGGGACGACTCGGCTTGGGCTTGGTTAACTGTTGTCACATGCTTAGTTGTTGAATGGAGATCTTGAGCAGAGGTATGGCTTTGATCCTTTTTGACCTCAGTTTGCTTTTGTGTGTTCTGATGTGATTCGGTATTCTGAGGCATGTTTTTTGTATCAGTCTTGGGCCCAATCGGGCACTGATGGGCCTCTGGCTGAGGAGGAACTGGGTTATGTACGGGAGCTGTACCTttcctgtgaggatttgattttgACTTACGACTTGACTGTTCTTTCTTCTTCATAAGACATTTAATGGTTCCCTGAACATCTCCCTTGATCacctcctccttctccatttGAGTTTGCTCCTGCTCGTAAAGGGATTTAATTGATGATTTTACATCACCCTCTATACTCGCTCTTCTCTGCATATGAGGGGAGGAGCCAGGTTCCAGAAGAAGCTGAATGGTGCCCTTAACATCGCCCAGTTCACTTACTTGATGCTGGAAGGTTTTTTTCTCAGTTGATGCCTCCTGTAAACTCATCAAAGCAGTGTGGATGTCACCTTTTACAATTTCCTCCTTCTCAACCTCTTTCACTGCCTGTTTCGCCTCCTCGAGAGAACGTAAAGTACCCTTGATGTCACCTGGGACTAAGTCTTCAATTATTACTTCTGTCTTAGCACTTGATGATTTCTCAAGGGATTCCAGGGCCCCTCGGATATCTCCAGGAACAATCTCAGGCTTCTCCATTTCTTTAAGTTGGTTCTGGGCATCTTCCAGTGACTTGAGCGTGGTGTTGATGTCACCTTTGACCACATCCTCCTTCTCAACAGATCTGCTTTGATTTACTGCTTGTGTCAGTGAATCAAGGGCTGCTCTCAAGTCTCCCTTTACAATCTCTTCTTTCTGAAGATTGCTCAAAGACAGCATTGGTTCCATCATAAACACCTGCACAGTGTTGTGAACATCGCCAGGAACAATATCGTTTTCTGCCACAGTTCGTCCAATGGCCTGCTGGTTTTTCCTCAGAATCATTTTTGTAAGCTCCACATCACCTCCGATAATCTGTTCTTTAACCTTTTCCTCACTAACTGTTTCATCTGATCCCAATTGAAGTTGTCTCAGGTACTCCAGTGCACCAGACTCAATACAAGTTGAATAAAAACTCACATTACCTCTCTCTGTTTCATCAACTTGTATTTTTGAGCCTTGTCCTTTTGCACCATTGGACAACAGCATATGCAGAGTGCCACGGACATTTCCTTTAACTATATTCTCTTTCTCAAGTGAGCTTCCTTCTTCCTTGTTCAGAAGAGAATATATAGTCATCCTCACATCTCCTTTTTCATCTTCTTGAATCAAAATGCCACGTTTAGCAGACCCTTCCTGCTTAAGCAGGCTGCTGATGGCTTCTTGTATGTCTCCTTTGATGACATCTTCTTTTTCAACATTAACACCCCTTTCCTGACTAAACAGCTGTTGGACAGTTGTGTTGATATTCCCCCTCTCCTCTGCATCAATGGTGATGGCTCTCTCACTTGTCTCGCACCTGTTGAGCAGGTTCATCATGATGTTATTCAGGTCTCCCCGAAGAACCTCCTCTCTCTGGATCTCTGGAGTCTTCTGATTCAGTAGATTGTACTTGGCCATCCTAACGTCACCAATCTCATCTGCTTCTATAAGAATGCCTTTAGAGTCAACCATTTTCTGACTGTAAAGTTCCTCTAAGGTTCCCTTGATGCTCTTACCAATGATTTCCGTCTTTTCCAAACTGCTCTCATTAAACTCGGTTAGAGGTGTGGTTTCAAAAAGCCATGTTGTGGTCTTGACATCAGCTTTGGGAATCTCTTCACGGGAAACCACACTTTCTGTCCCATCACTTTCCTTGATTTGATCAAGAGGTTCTTTTTCAAAGAGCCACACTGACTGCTTAACATCACCCTTCACCACTTCCTGTTGGGTTACTTTCTCCATTTCATTGTATTCTGAACCTTCTCCTCGGATATTGTCAATTGTACGAGTTTCAAACATCCATGTAGCACTTCGTACGTCCCCTTTTTGTATCTCACTTACACTAACAGTTCTGACATACTTTTGAGACATGTCATCACTTTCAAAGCGCTGCTTGTTTGTTTTAACATCTCCGCCCTGGATATCTGCAACTGTCTTGATGGTGACTTTCATATCTTCAGCAATTTCATCGAGAGGTTGGGTTTCAAACTTCCACCTGGCTGTGCTGACATCTGCTTTCTGTATATCTTCCTGTGTAACAGCTTTAATCACATAAACCTCATCTGTGTCTCTTATTGAGTCCAATGGCTTTGTTTCAAACATCCATCTTGCCCCAATCACATCACCTCTCAGAATTTCCTCCTTGGTGACTGTAGTCACTTCATGAAAGTGTCCCTCCTTGTCTCGAATAGCATAAAGTGGTTGGGTCTCAAACATCATGGTGTAGTTCTTCACATCTCCTCTTTCAATCTCCTCTCGAATAATGCTCTGAAGCTTGTTTATTTCTGTCTCTGAAGAATCTTCCTGAATTTTATCTAGGGAAAATGTCTCAAAAATGAAACGTCCTTTGTCAACGTTACCTCCTTGAACATCTGTCACAGTACGCACCATTGATTCTTCCGTGTTCTCCTTGATGGAATCAATAGGCTGGTTTTCAAACATCCAGGTGCAGTTTACAACATTTCCTTTCTGGATGTCTTCATCCTGACgatgcttaattttttgcagaaTCTCCTCAGAAGAAGAGCTCATAATATCAGATGACTGATTCTCAAATATGTATTTCATCCTTGATACATCTCCAGATTCAATATCTATTTGTGTCACTCGTTTGAAGTTGCCATAATCCTCACTTGCTTGGATATTCTCCAAGTTCTCTGTCTCAAACATAAAACGAGCAAGGCGTACGTCTTTGCCTTGGATATCATCTTGCTTCACTGTGCAGG
This DNA window, taken from Astyanax mexicanus isolate ESR-SI-001 chromosome 5, AstMex3_surface, whole genome shotgun sequence, encodes the following:
- the xirp2a gene encoding xin actin-binding repeat-containing protein 2 isoform X1; protein product: METQSGNRAEELKGEGHTWAVDAKEDLQENRRIERFDIPLSSLKNMFEKPPAHNTEVKGSPSSVRRSLDQKGSTTSVKEVSNQSEDMSILAGSTGVPGDLQGNLEGETETVPLKQRLALYQAAVSKEEKSPASVVMEDSEACSLPGGLASVKKQFESQKVSSSSSQSTVTQYHYQQRQEVASSSEMSVRSSVRESHSTQDHKIQQEVASSFGNHFDENVVVIGGQELPKVSTQVLKQQHEKSIEEATPSKHIKIDLDYSQFQWAPANTSSKMTTEGSYESVTKNMKETSSTCSASASANYDTTTEHFPLPPPATDLLQIPTEIPGRCSSPQPADQVVPGASQKYPVTKDQYFKQRNLYELKRLYKHIHPEVRKNLERDFITEMEHSHMDSDEEMSSDIQQARYVFENSGSSPGKCMSPEREYLEWDEILKGEVQSMRWMFENKPLDAIKDDTPDENESRNIAQQEIIAGKDVKYTTWMFETKPIDALGTETPDSTDHSGKLKELARGDVQTATWLFETQPLDTMNKIYLEDQDEHSMYTKDITGGDVKTARYLFETQHLDSLGHTETIDESHFLQLKSELEEVKGEVKTTTKMFETHPMCVIRGDSGEMLQITTVRREETEKGDVKTSRWLFETQPLDMINKDPTKVKLICGVSMEEDIQGGVNRGRWLFETKTLDQIKDEEWESTKTQREEIIGADVRRHCLTFETQPMDSLKDNTNARPSEPEDILGGDVTSTRHLFETVPMENLKELPEVGKLQKVVASEEEKGDVRHQKWLFESKPLEQIREDKKEVSRTVRLQELDKGDVTNYKEIFETMDLSKCTDTQKIAVEGVTSGSVKSNKVLFESTPLYAMQDSSGHYHEVKTVHREEVVKGDVRSCKWMFETRPIDQFDESISKFQLIKGISKQEVEAGDVKTAKWLFETQPLDGIKYFSNAEEADNMKNETIEIQKGDVKTCRWLFETQPMDVLYEKAEAKSEDSTEVQKGDVKTCTWLFETQTLDSIKDESETILKTCTVKQDDIQGKDVRLARFMFETENLENIQASEDYGNFKRVTQIDIESGDVSRMKYIFENQSSDIMSSSSEEILQKIKHRQDEDIQKGNVVNCTWMFENQPIDSIKENTEESMVRTVTDVQGGNVDKGRFIFETFSLDKIQEDSSETEINKLQSIIREEIERGDVKNYTMMFETQPLYAIRDKEGHFHEVTTVTKEEILRGDVIGARWMFETKPLDSIRDTDEVYVIKAVTQEDIQKADVSTARWKFETQPLDEIAEDMKVTIKTVADIQGGDVKTNKQRFESDDMSQKYVRTVSVSEIQKGDVRSATWMFETRTIDNIRGEGSEYNEMEKVTQQEVVKGDVKQSVWLFEKEPLDQIKESDGTESVVSREEIPKADVKTTTWLFETTPLTEFNESSLEKTEIIGKSIKGTLEELYSQKMVDSKGILIEADEIGDVRMAKYNLLNQKTPEIQREEVLRGDLNNIMMNLLNRCETSERAITIDAEERGNINTTVQQLFSQERGVNVEKEDVIKGDIQEAISSLLKQEGSAKRGILIQEDEKGDVRMTIYSLLNKEEGSSLEKENIVKGNVRGTLHMLLSNGAKGQGSKIQVDETERGNVSFYSTCIESGALEYLRQLQLGSDETVSEEKVKEQIIGGDVELTKMILRKNQQAIGRTVAENDIVPGDVHNTVQVFMMEPMLSLSNLQKEEIVKGDLRAALDSLTQAVNQSRSVEKEDVVKGDINTTLKSLEDAQNQLKEMEKPEIVPGDIRGALESLEKSSSAKTEVIIEDLVPGDIKGTLRSLEEAKQAVKEVEKEEIVKGDIHTALMSLQEASTEKKTFQHQVSELGDVKGTIQLLLEPGSSPHMQRRASIEGDVKSSIKSLYEQEQTQMEKEEVIKGDVQGTIKCLMKKKEQSSRKSKSNPHRKGTAPVHNPVPPQPEAHQCPIGPKTDTKNMPQNTESHQNTQKQTEVKKDQSHTSAQDLHSTTKHVTTVNQAQAESSQVSQKINMKDVKQKQNIPNPITVKKKNVGKQMSEKRCESAAVASGESQTRETKQTTETIKQTQQTQEIRTVTQVQTEVTTVDTTVTQKQSMKNLNSGQNIKSLKTEQNVKSLNRNLNPKGMIKKKPQPEIQFPPPPNFPPPPSESELSLPPPPSPVSESNIPPHPPLVVRQDSDLPLPPPPPPATEAEAEFFPPPPQDLLPPPPSQQELSSVAQPGIGKPKGRPMFKVPKTEPPKQPEPPKAAQFKWQKKQSAPAPPPPPPPPSSPPQTSVVEQKETVKAAHVTTVIETKGMEKKHAEHVKAPQMPLPKDSGAPTVLPVPAPKVQPEEPPRPKKVFIPPIKLPPPPESAEEPKSKSYARKFKTPLMLAEERYRKQREETEKSKTGSTPTSPAADMQFQAVSGVKTEVESTTQSKLEQSEIVEVAQVQLKEPEPEKKPVTVPKIAVPMKKPVPVTEEKPSKPITSKVVQPPTKVPEKVPESFQLSKPTFPKVGKKVGTEFSNFSSDKKQISATITQTTAEIKVQPTSTQPPAVAEQLENVKASSQTTISKQDDAHSHSKQQSTMSVHCQSNVSIITEETVTEEAKKAPSQPTKIPKVTPSFKVKTFKVPKEVKQEDKKELIQKEQTAVVEDVKNVQHVSQLSAGQTCSQITSHTQQVVKIEQQEQVKQTAKLEVHQKMSKQKLKMDTKQPPPVAPKPSVEIHHVIPPMSVDVHHHQGSGQTTVIRSQQAIKEEHVVVHEEKVVTQSAVQQQRVQQKGKFQISKQVKSPPGAEEAIKDLEKEFQEQSEQNVKTGSETTSDVQKCEEMQKLLSHIKEIQEKAGKMDAKSVKVMLSMIPDWLVGAEEKAELIRAQFNKQKQQEIIVYVRNLAQAKLTFLEGNLSVLRKSESEQVQEKKATSGTSQKISKISIGSAKVETQKKVVEKNIHEQSEAKSTDFKTMPPELRMRTPSPTYICIETARRTDSPLRATPSSPPPYRSGATPTPPPRGSETPTRIHRATPSPTMSRSDKLAKLRDTTGKPSHGATPPPMPLPEHMMKVQSEIEESCSSSHQGFIMESHMMESSMLESSVEIHGDSMMTVKDKREFFEEAQKAEVNRQYSRRDPIDIPERLGADAEDNETEISIDLHEKMIEDLPKVDLSKLVNKFESPQPKVYIRKDPIVIPERLESDTEDTEAESQRKTLEEIPTFDVKALKNVFEMGEQAHQFLREEKKNLEKQEETVEPKGFTETKSVTEHYSTVDEVGNTIIGSRSEMTSHSESMTSRGDPPTYADVVRGNVPVLDVPPEASAEELLKSFQQTWAESEKAFKNLGFSASGQHTSQTVSHQQQTVLTENKGARVRTVSGMSEEGVSHGVSHSGQTKFS